The DNA segment ACGACCCAACTGATGATCCTCGGCGCACTGCTTGGAGCCACCGCCCTCGCCGGCGCACAGGACAAGCCAAAACGCGGCGGCGGATTTCCTCCGGAGATCATCGAAAAATTCGACGCGGACAAGGATGGCAAGCTCTCCAAGGAGGAGCGTGAAGCCGCCCGCGCCGCCCATGAGAAGGAATTCGACAAGGACGGCGACGGCAAACTGAACGACGAGGAGAAAAAGGCCATGCGCGAGGACCGCGAGAAAAAGATGATCGCCCGCTTCGACAAGGACGGCGACGGCAAGCTCTCCGACGAGGAGAAGAAAGCCATCCCCGCCCGCCCTGACCGGGGTGCCAGGAAGGACAAAGGCGACAAGCCGGCCGGCCAGTAAGCGCGACCGGATCCAAGGAAGCCACGGCCCGGAAACGGTCCGTGGCTTTTATTTTTCGCCGGCCAGCAGCGTCAGCGTCGCCGCGTAGTCGGTGCCCGCGGAGTGCTTTTCGCCGGTTTCCTCCGGGGCCTTGCGGTGGACCACCACCAGGTAGCGGTTCGCCTCCGGCAGTGGCAGTTCCGCCTCGCCTTTCGCGTCCGTCTTCGCCTCATGGTCCGGGTCGAAGCCGCTGTCCAGTTCCACCCCGCGCGGGATGCAGGACACCACCGTGTCCGCCAGTGGCTGGCCCTTGAAAAGCACGCGCACCTTCAGTTTCATTCCTGCGGTGGCCTTCGTCGGATCGTCCATCGGGATGATTTCCAGCGCGTGGCCCAGCGGATCGGAAAACGTGACGCCACCACTCTCCCCGGCGGCGGAGATGAAGTAGGTCTTCGCGCTTTTCACCACCCGCTTCGGCGCGTAGGTGACCACCGCGTCATACGTGTGCGCCACGCACTGCAGGCCTCCGGGCGCGGATGGGATCCTGGCACTCCAGTAGCCCTCTTTCTCCTCGGACCCGGCATCCACGATGTCCGGCTTCAGGTCGGTCACCGCGCCCTTCGCACCGACCAGTGACAGGGTGGACGCCGCCAGCGGGATCTTGCTCGCCAGGAGGAAGTCCCGGTGGTTGTTGCCATGGTTGCCCAGCATCAGGTCCGCATACACCGGCTGCTTAGGCTCCTGCTTCACCACGTTCACCTGCACCCAGGGATCATGCGCGGAGGCGGAAAGGGGCAGCAGCAGGGCGGAGAACAGGAGTCGCTTCATGGTCCGGAATCTGGATGCGATCCCTCCGCCTGGCAATGGAGGAGATCATCTCGAAACCGTCATGTGGAAGCCGGTGAAGCCATAGCGGGCGTGGAACGCCTCCATGGAGATCCACTCTCCGCCACGGAGCGGATCCGCGATGTGGATCTGGTCTCCCTTCACCTCCAGCACCGGGATGAAGTGCCCGGTGCTTCCCAATTTCACCCCCACCACGGCGGGAAATTCCACATCCGGGGAGAAGCTTTCGCGGAAATCAAAATGAACCTTCGCCCCCCGGCTCCTCAGGTAGCGGGCCAGGTACCATGCCTCCGTCCCGTTATGGTAGGTGTGCGCGGCGCGGGCGGTTTTCTTTTCGGTGAGGTTCATCCCCAGAGATCTCGCGATGGTGCTGGCGCTGGCGGGGCCGCAGGTGGATGCGGTGCTCTGCAGGCTGTAGCCGTCCACCCATTCCTCCGCGAAATCTCCATCCATCAGGGGCATGATCACCGGCTTCAGGTAGGGAATCACGGCTGCCGCCAGCAGCGCGGATAGCGGCAGCGCCAGCAACAGCCGGGGCAGGAAGGTGGCCAGGGCCCCTGCGGCGGCTCCGGCAGGCAGGATGAGGAATTCACTGCCCGGCCACGATCTCATTTCATAGTACCATCCGTATTCCAGCGGCACGCCAGCGTAGTAGGCGGCGACCAGGGCGGAAGGCATGGCGAGGACCAGGAGAATGGCCAGCACCCGGGCGCGGATTGCCGTCCTCGCTTGCCGGAGGCTGGCGTACGCCATGCTGAAGGCGGCGAGGGCAACCGCCGCAGCCAGGAAGCCGGTCAGATTCGCGCCATTCATCCCTGCGGAAAGTTCACTCCGGCAGCGGGATCACCTCATCCAGCGATGGCAGCACCCCGCCCGATGAAAGGTTGGAGTCCAGGCGGTTCACATCCAGGGTGGTTTCCGGACGGTCGTCGCTGGTGGGCAGCGGGCGGAAGGATTGCGAGTGGGTGTCCACGCGGAACTCCAGTTTCATCAGGTCGCGGTTGGTCTCCGCCATCTGGTCGCGCAGGTCGCGGTTCTCTTTGCTGAGGCGTTTCACCTCTTCCAGCGTCTTTTGGTTCAGCTCCAGCATTTTCTGGAGGGCCATGTCAGGAGCTTGGGCCGGGGCGGGGGCAGGGGGCACCGGTGGTGCGGCCACGGTCAGCCCGGCGGGGGATTTGGGTACCTGTGGCGCGGGTGGTGCGGGCCTCGCGGGAGCCGGCGCCTGGATCGATGGCAGTCCCCGGGAGGGGGACGCGGTGAGCTGGCGGACGGACCACCAATGGCTGGCACCCGCGGTGGCGAGTGAGACGAGCACCAGTGAACAGAAGATCGGGATGATGGCCGGCTTCATTTCCGTGGGATGGGTTTGGCGACAGGTGGCTTCTCGGTGGCTTCCGGTTCCGGAGCTCTCGGCAGGGAGACCAGGAGCTGCTGCAGCCGCTCGATGGCGAAGCCCATTTGCAGGGAGTCTTCCTCGAGCTGGCGGACGGAGTTGGAAAGGATGGCGCCGACGGTGTCCTTCTGCTGGTAGCCCAGCGCGGCCTGGTAGCCCGGCTCGCTGATGGTGAAGGTGGTGGCTCCGTCGGTGTCCGGCACCAGCACGTGCGGGCGGATGCTCAGCGGGATGGTGGATCCGGGGGAAATCTCCACATCACGGGTGAAGGGGGGCGCGGACTCGGAGGAGTCCAGCTTCCAGCCCTTCGGGATGGAGGAGAGGGGCTTCGCGGGGAAGGGGAACAGCAGCTTCACGTCGCCGGGTTCGACGGGACCGTCGGCACCCTGCAGCTTTTCCACCCGCACCTTCACACTCGGCTTCTTGTCGGCGGGTGCGGGAGTTGCCGGTTCGTCCGCCTCCGGAGCGGGGAGCGAGCTGGCATTCTCGATGAGTGCGGGTGGCGACGGCTCCTCCACCGCCGGTGTACGGGAGGGGGCGGGTGGGTCCAGCACGACTGTCACTTCGTTAGGCTTCCGGGGTTCCTTCGGGGGGAGCGGGCGGAGGCCGGATGGAACCCGGTCCTGCTGGGCGGAGACGGCTCCGCAGGCAGCCACTGCCAGGATGAGGAAAAGCGGGTTCTTCATTGGCCGGCGGGTTTCAGTTGGATGGATTCGCTGGTGTCCAGGCTGGCGGGTACGTTCAGCGCGGGGGAACCGTTCTGGTTGGCGGGCAGGCTGGGGCTGTCCGCCCGGAGTTCGGAGGTGGGGATGGAGCGCGCGACCAGGCGGTTCCAGTCCTCCAGCAGTCCGGAGGCTTCTTCACGGAGCATCGCGGTTTGCTCCTGGTGGACGGCCAGCCGGGCCAGCAGCCCGCGGGCTTCCTCGACATCCGCCTGGGTCCAGCGGAGCTGGCGGCTGTTGTACAGGACCGGGACGTCCAGGATGATGCGGGAGACATCCCCCTGCGGGATCTGTGCGGTGAGCACGTGCTGGACGGAAAGGTTGGTCTGCTCCGTGGTGGCGGCGGCGGGGCGCGTGGCACGGGTGATCTTCGGCGCGGTGGACTCACCGGGCAGGCGGTTGCCGGGGAGGAGCGGCGGCGGCGTTTTCGGCTGCGCGGCCAGCTTTTGCTCCTCCGCCTTTGGTGCGGGAGCGGCGGGCACCGGCTCCGGTTTCGGTGCGGCCTCCGGCTGTGGGACGATCTCGGCGCTTGGTCCTGCCTGGATGACCGGCTTCGTCAGGTAGAGGACACAGAATCCCGCGGAGAGGGCGGTGCTCATGAGCAGCAGCCACGGATACGCGCGGTGGATGGGGTTGCCCGTCCGCCGGTAGTTCGACGGAGAACCGGCGGAGGTCTGGAGCACGGGCAGGTCATCCAGCACGCGGCGGTTGCGGTTGCTGGATGAGTCGGTGGGCAGGGGTTTCATGGCTTGGCCGGAACGGTGGACGGGCTGGCGGCGGGTGTGCGGACGGCGGCCACGGCGTGGCTGACGATGGTCTGGTCGGATACTCCGGGAAAGGTCGTGATGGTCAGCGCCTCCGCGGACAGGCGCAGGTGGCGCATCACCCCGTCCGTCCGGCTCATCGCCTGCAGCCCGGGGACGATCTCCAGCGCACCGGATTCCTCACGCTGGCGGCCGATGCCGTCCGAGCGGTAGATCTCATACGTGGAGTAGGCCTCCGGTTCATCCTCCGCGGAGATGCGGATCTGGACTCCGTCCGTATAGACATGGAGCGCCATCGGCTTCATCGGGATGTCCGTCACCCGGCCACCCGTGATCTTGAAGTGGGACTGGAGGAGGAAATCCCCGACATGGCGGAACTCCAGCGCCGCGGCGAATGGGGCCGCGGCCAGCAGGATGAGCGGCATGAGGTGGCGCGTCATTCTCCCACGTCCCAGAGATTATCGGTGGAGCTGCCGGAAGGATCGTAAACACTGCCACCCTGGACGAGCACGGGCGGAATAA comes from the Luteolibacter sp. SL250 genome and includes:
- a CDS encoding EF-hand domain-containing protein, with the protein product MKTTQLMILGALLGATALAGAQDKPKRGGGFPPEIIEKFDADKDGKLSKEEREAARAAHEKEFDKDGDGKLNDEEKKAMREDREKKMIARFDKDGDGKLSDEEKKAIPARPDRGARKDKGDKPAGQ
- a CDS encoding DUF4198 domain-containing protein; this translates as MKRLLFSALLLPLSASAHDPWVQVNVVKQEPKQPVYADLMLGNHGNNHRDFLLASKIPLAASTLSLVGAKGAVTDLKPDIVDAGSEEKEGYWSARIPSAPGGLQCVAHTYDAVVTYAPKRVVKSAKTYFISAAGESGGVTFSDPLGHALEIIPMDDPTKATAGMKLKVRVLFKGQPLADTVVSCIPRGVELDSGFDPDHEAKTDAKGEAELPLPEANRYLVVVHRKAPEETGEKHSAGTDYAATLTLLAGEK
- a CDS encoding cysteine peptidase family C39 domain-containing protein; this translates as MNGANLTGFLAAAVALAAFSMAYASLRQARTAIRARVLAILLVLAMPSALVAAYYAGVPLEYGWYYEMRSWPGSEFLILPAGAAAGALATFLPRLLLALPLSALLAAAVIPYLKPVIMPLMDGDFAEEWVDGYSLQSTASTCGPASASTIARSLGMNLTEKKTARAAHTYHNGTEAWYLARYLRSRGAKVHFDFRESFSPDVEFPAVVGVKLGSTGHFIPVLEVKGDQIHIADPLRGGEWISMEAFHARYGFTGFHMTVSR